From Triticum urartu cultivar G1812 chromosome 2, Tu2.1, whole genome shotgun sequence, a single genomic window includes:
- the LOC125536628 gene encoding ADP-ribosylation factor GTPase-activating protein AGD5, translated as MNEKASVSKELNARHKKILEGLLRLPENRECADCKSKGPRWASVNLGIFVCMQCSGIHRSLGVHISKVRSATLDTWLPEQVAFIQSMGNEKANGYWEAELPPNYDRVGIENFIRAKYEDKRWIPRNGTSKLPSSARDEESSESQASHANRGGHAQKPSFEQHRVSPAATKRTVPVASRMHTQASPQPKAELPVPKVASPPQPAKSPAKVDVTPPKVHQPSVAPPPKVDYAIDLFNMLSMDGTTEKEPVSSSNDDNAWDGFQSAEPAPNSEKKDTAKPVESKAQSTSGIEDLFKDSPAVAASSAPVASKSNPQTDIMSLFEKSNMVSPFAIHQQQLAFMTQQQALLMAALKSGNAPQMVPGNAPQMVPGNASVLNANGSNAPNGSLPSHSWPNLGYQNPASIPAAAPQNGVAKAGNNNQDFFSGNFGFGSPGMPANGATTAGANKSASTPTSSTLPSQSGKEYDFSSLTQGMFSKR; from the exons ATGAACGAGAAGGCCTCCGTCTCCAAGGAGCTCAACGCCAGGCACAAGAAG ATATTGGAAGGCCTTCTGCGGTTGCCGGAGAACAGAGAATGTGCAGACTGCAAGTCAAA GGGTCCTCGATGGGCAAGTGTCAATCTTGGGATCTTCGTATGCATGCAGTGTTCTGGAATTCATAGAAGCCTTGGGGTACACATATCAAAG GTAAGGTCTGCTACTCTGGATACATGGTTGCCAGAGCAAGTTGCATTTATTCAAT CAATGGGAAATGAAAAGGCAAATGGCTATTGGGAAGCAGAGCTGCCCCCTAATTATGACAGGGTTGGGATAGAGAACTTCATCCGTGCAAA ATACGAGGACAAGAGGTGGATACCGAGGAATGGAACATCAAAACTGCCCTCTAGTGCTCGAGATGAGGAGAGCTCTGAATCTCAGGCCAGTCATGCTAACAGGGGTGGGCACGCTCAAAAACCTTCATTTGAGCAACATCGTGTTTCACCAGCTGCTACGAAAAGAACTGTTCCAGTGGCTTCTAGGATGCACACGCAG GCATCACCTCAGCCAAAAGCAGAACTACCAGTTCCCAAGGTTGCTTCGCCTCCTCAGCCAGCAAAATCTCCTGCTAAAGTTGATGTGACACCCCCAAAAGTTCATCAGCCATCGGTTGCACCCCCTCCTAAAGTTGACTATGCCATTGACCTCTTTAACATGTTATCGATGGACGGAACAACTGAGAAAGAACCAGTGTCATCTTCCAATGACGATAATGCTTGGGATGGCTTCCAGT CTGCAGAACCAGCACCTAACTCCGAGAAAAAGGATACTGCTAAGCCAGTAGAAAGTAAGGCCCAGTCTACATCGGGAATCGAAGACTTATTTAAAGACTCGCCAGCTGTGGCAGCGTCTTCAGCTCCAGTTGCTTCCAAATCAAACCCACAGACAGATATCATGAGTCTGTTTGAGAAG TCGAATATGGTATCACCATTTGCTATCCATCAGCAGCAGCTTGCTTTTATGACCCAGCAACAAGCTTTACTGATGGCTGCTCTTAAATCTGGAAATGCACCCCAAATGGTTCCTGGGAATGCACCCCAAATGGTTCCCGGGAATGCTAGTGTGCTAAATGCTAATGGTTCTAATGCCCCTAATGGAAGCTTGCCTTCCCATAGCTGGCCAAATCTAGGTTATCAGAACCCTGCATCTATTCCAGCAGCAGCACCACAAAATGGTGTCGCCAAG GCTGGGAACAACAATCAGGACTTCTTTTCTGGGAACTTCGGTTTTGGTTCGCCGGG CATGCCAGCAAATGGGGCCACAACCGCAGGTGCTAACAAGAGCGCATCCACCCCTACCTCTTCTACCCTGCCCTCTCAATCAGGCAAAGAGTACGATTTTTCCTCATTAACGCAAGGAATGTTCTCGAAGCGATGA